In Molothrus ater isolate BHLD 08-10-18 breed brown headed cowbird chromosome 23, BPBGC_Mater_1.1, whole genome shotgun sequence, a single genomic region encodes these proteins:
- the RER1 gene encoding protein RER1: MSEGDSIGESVHGKPSVVYRFFSRLGQIYQSWLDKSTPYTAVRWIVTLGLSFIYMIRVYLLQGWYIVTYALGIYHLNLFIAFLSPKVDPSLMEDSDDGPSLPTRQNEEFRPFIRRLPEFKFWHSATKGILVAMACTFFEAFNVPVFWPILVMYFIMLFCITMKRQIKHMIKYRYIPFTHGKRKYKGKEDVGKTFAS; the protein is encoded by the exons ATGTCAGAAGGGGACAGCATTGGGGAGTCTGTGCATGGAAAACCTTCCGTGGTCTATAGATTTTTCTCAAGACTTGGACAG ATCTACCAGTCCTGGTTAGACAAATCCACCCCCTACACTGCAGTGCGATGGATTGTAACGCTGGGGCTGAGCTTTATCTACATGATTAGAGTTTATTTACTGCAG GGTTGGTACATTGTGACATATGCCTTGGGAATCTACCACCTCAACCTCTTCATAGCTTTCCTGTCGCCAAAGGTAGACCCCTCTCTAATGGAAGATTCAG aTGATGGTCCTTCCTTACCTACAAGGCAAAATGAAGAATTTCGGCCTTTCATTAGAAGGCTCCCAGAATTCAAATTCTG GCATTCTGCCACTAAAGGAATCCTGGTTGCTATGGCTTGTACATTTTTTGAGGCTTTCAACGTTCCTGTGTTTTGGCCAATCCTTGTGATGTACTTCATTATGCTATTTTGTATCACTATGAAGAGGCAAATCAAG caCATGATAAAGTACAGATATATACCCTTCACACATGGCAAGAGGAAATACAAAGGGAAAGAGGATGTGGGGAAGACCTTTGCTAGCTAG
- the PEX10 gene encoding peroxisome biogenesis factor 10 isoform X3 encodes MAAAAGPARLVRCGQKDELYRAGLRSGAGTALRGLAGARPWLAWRREVELLSDVAYFVLTTLSGYQTLGEEYVNIIQVDPSKKKVPSFLRRALFISLHTVVPYCLEKALLHLQHELQVEAEESRSPENPPALGFPSRSFIRSWIRKQVGQLSEQQKKRTSQVVDVLKQSIPLLHRLHLAVFYIQGTFYHLSKRVTGISYLHFGGLQGEDQSIRSSYKFLGIISLFHLLLTIGVQMYSFKQKQRARQEWRLHRNLTHQKSKEAAAGRQSRCTLCLEERRHSTATPCGHLFCWECITAWCSTRAECPLCREKFHPQKLIYLRHYQM; translated from the exons atggcggcggcggcgggcccggCGCGGCTGGTGCGCTGCGGGCAGAAGGACGAGCTGTACCGGGCCGGGCTGCGCAGCGGGGCCGGCACGGCGCTGAGGGGACTGGCGG GTGCCCGGCCGTGGCTGGCGTGGAGGAGGGAGGTGGAGCTGCTCTCCGATGTGGCTTATTTCGTGCTCACCACGCTGTCAG GTTATCAGACCCTGGGAGAAGAGTATGTGAACATCATTCAGGTTGACCCGAGCAAGAAGAAGGTGCCTTCTTTCCTTCGTCGGGCCCTCTTCATTTCCCTGCACACCGTGGTGCCCTACTGCCTGGAAAAGGCACTGCTGCACCTGCAACACGAGCTGCAGGTGGAGGCTGAGGAATCCAGGAGCCCAGAGAACCCCCCAGCACTTggctttcccagcaggagcttcaTCCGCAGCTGGATTCGGAAGCAGGTTGGGCAGCTCagtgagcagcagaagaaaagaactTCCCAGGTCGTGGATGTCCTCAAACAATCCATCCCCCTGCTGCACCGGCTCCACCTGGCAGTCTTCTACATCCAGGGCACCTTCTATCACCTGTCCAAAAGGGTCACAGGCATCTCATAT CTGCATTTTGGAGGACTGCAAGGAGAGGATCAGAGTATCAGATCAAGTTACAAGTTTCTTGGAATAATTTCCCTCTTCCACCTTCTGCTGACCATTGGAGTTCAGATGTACAGCTTCAAACAGAAGCAGAGAGCAAGGCAGGAGTGGAGGCTGCACCGCAACCTCACCCACCAGAA GAGCAAGGAGGCGGCGGCCGGGCGCCAGTCACGCTGCACACTgtgcctggaggagaggaggcacagcacagccacccccTGTGGGCACCTCTTCTGCTGGGAGTGCATCACGGCCTGGTGCAGCACCAGG gcAGAATGTCCACTGTGCAGAGAGAAGTTCCATCCTCAGAAACTCATCTACCTAAGGCACTACCAAATGTAA
- the PEX10 gene encoding peroxisome biogenesis factor 10 isoform X2, producing MAAAAGPARLVRCGQKDELYRAGLRSGAGTALRGLAGARPWLAWRREVELLSDVAYFVLTTLSGYQTLGEEYVNIIQVDPSKKKVPSFLRRALFISLHTVVPYCLEKALLHLQHELQVEAEESRSPENPPALGFPSRSFIRSWIRKQVGQLSEQQKKRTSQVVDVLKQSIPLLHRLHLAVFYIQGTFYHLSKRVTGISYLHFGGLQGEDQSIRSSYKFLGIISLFHLLLTIGVQMYSFKQKQRARQEWRLHRNLTHQNRSKEAAAGRQSRCTLCLEERRHSTATPCGHLFCWECITAWCSTRAECPLCREKFHPQKLIYLRHYQM from the exons atggcggcggcggcgggcccggCGCGGCTGGTGCGCTGCGGGCAGAAGGACGAGCTGTACCGGGCCGGGCTGCGCAGCGGGGCCGGCACGGCGCTGAGGGGACTGGCGG GTGCCCGGCCGTGGCTGGCGTGGAGGAGGGAGGTGGAGCTGCTCTCCGATGTGGCTTATTTCGTGCTCACCACGCTGTCAG GTTATCAGACCCTGGGAGAAGAGTATGTGAACATCATTCAGGTTGACCCGAGCAAGAAGAAGGTGCCTTCTTTCCTTCGTCGGGCCCTCTTCATTTCCCTGCACACCGTGGTGCCCTACTGCCTGGAAAAGGCACTGCTGCACCTGCAACACGAGCTGCAGGTGGAGGCTGAGGAATCCAGGAGCCCAGAGAACCCCCCAGCACTTggctttcccagcaggagcttcaTCCGCAGCTGGATTCGGAAGCAGGTTGGGCAGCTCagtgagcagcagaagaaaagaactTCCCAGGTCGTGGATGTCCTCAAACAATCCATCCCCCTGCTGCACCGGCTCCACCTGGCAGTCTTCTACATCCAGGGCACCTTCTATCACCTGTCCAAAAGGGTCACAGGCATCTCATAT CTGCATTTTGGAGGACTGCAAGGAGAGGATCAGAGTATCAGATCAAGTTACAAGTTTCTTGGAATAATTTCCCTCTTCCACCTTCTGCTGACCATTGGAGTTCAGATGTACAGCTTCAAACAGAAGCAGAGAGCAAGGCAGGAGTGGAGGCTGCACCGCAACCTCACCCACCAGAA CAGGAGCAAGGAGGCGGCGGCCGGGCGCCAGTCACGCTGCACACTgtgcctggaggagaggaggcacagcacagccacccccTGTGGGCACCTCTTCTGCTGGGAGTGCATCACGGCCTGGTGCAGCACCAGG gcAGAATGTCCACTGTGCAGAGAGAAGTTCCATCCTCAGAAACTCATCTACCTAAGGCACTACCAAATGTAA
- the PEX10 gene encoding peroxisome biogenesis factor 10 isoform X1 has translation MAAAAGPARLVRCGQKDELYRAGLRSGAGTALRGLAGARPWLAWRREVELLSDVAYFVLTTLSGYQTLGEEYVNIIQVDPSKKKVPSFLRRALFISLHTVVPYCLEKALLHLQHELQVEAEESRSPENPPALGFPSRSFIRSWIRKQVGQLSEQQKKRTSQVVDVLKQSIPLLHRLHLAVFYIQGTFYHLSKRVTGISYLHFGGLQGEDQSIRSSYKFLGIISLFHLLLTIGVQMYSFKQKQRARQEWRLHRNLTHQKSRSKEAAAGRQSRCTLCLEERRHSTATPCGHLFCWECITAWCSTRAECPLCREKFHPQKLIYLRHYQM, from the exons atggcggcggcggcgggcccggCGCGGCTGGTGCGCTGCGGGCAGAAGGACGAGCTGTACCGGGCCGGGCTGCGCAGCGGGGCCGGCACGGCGCTGAGGGGACTGGCGG GTGCCCGGCCGTGGCTGGCGTGGAGGAGGGAGGTGGAGCTGCTCTCCGATGTGGCTTATTTCGTGCTCACCACGCTGTCAG GTTATCAGACCCTGGGAGAAGAGTATGTGAACATCATTCAGGTTGACCCGAGCAAGAAGAAGGTGCCTTCTTTCCTTCGTCGGGCCCTCTTCATTTCCCTGCACACCGTGGTGCCCTACTGCCTGGAAAAGGCACTGCTGCACCTGCAACACGAGCTGCAGGTGGAGGCTGAGGAATCCAGGAGCCCAGAGAACCCCCCAGCACTTggctttcccagcaggagcttcaTCCGCAGCTGGATTCGGAAGCAGGTTGGGCAGCTCagtgagcagcagaagaaaagaactTCCCAGGTCGTGGATGTCCTCAAACAATCCATCCCCCTGCTGCACCGGCTCCACCTGGCAGTCTTCTACATCCAGGGCACCTTCTATCACCTGTCCAAAAGGGTCACAGGCATCTCATAT CTGCATTTTGGAGGACTGCAAGGAGAGGATCAGAGTATCAGATCAAGTTACAAGTTTCTTGGAATAATTTCCCTCTTCCACCTTCTGCTGACCATTGGAGTTCAGATGTACAGCTTCAAACAGAAGCAGAGAGCAAGGCAGGAGTGGAGGCTGCACCGCAACCTCACCCACCAGAA AAGCAGGAGCAAGGAGGCGGCGGCCGGGCGCCAGTCACGCTGCACACTgtgcctggaggagaggaggcacagcacagccacccccTGTGGGCACCTCTTCTGCTGGGAGTGCATCACGGCCTGGTGCAGCACCAGG gcAGAATGTCCACTGTGCAGAGAGAAGTTCCATCCTCAGAAACTCATCTACCTAAGGCACTACCAAATGTAA